The Primulina huaijiensis isolate GDHJ02 chromosome 17, ASM1229523v2, whole genome shotgun sequence genome window below encodes:
- the LOC140963638 gene encoding senescence-specific cysteine protease SAG39-like, with translation MAISSAINIKSSVIVLMLAILGIFISQTTSRQVPTLSMLERHEQWMLEYGRVYENVEERAIRFKIFKDNVEFIERFNEGGDRPYKLGINAFADQTNEEFRAARNGLKTKSSQTISFKYENVSVVPPSIDWRKKGAVTPVKDQGQCGSCWAFSAIAATEGINKLSTSKLISLSEQEIVDCDRTSNDQGCEGGYMEDAFEFITKNKGVASESTYPYSAADGTCNKNKEASHAAKISGFEKVPTNSEAALVKAVAHQPVSVSIDASGMSFQFYSSGVFTGDCGTDLDHGVTAVGYGKAEDGTKYWLIKNSWGTSWGMEGYIMMEKDISAKEGLCGIAMDSSYPTA, from the exons ATGGCTATCTCATCAGCAATAAACATCAAATCTAGTGTCATTGTTCTTATGTTGGCAATCTTGGGAATTTTCATCTCTCAAACCACCTCGCGCCAAGTACCAACCTTGTCCATGTTAGAGAGACACGAGCAATGGATGCTAGAATACGGCAGGGTTTATGAAAATGTCGAAGAAAGGGCGATTCGCTTCAAGATATTCAAGGATAATGTTGAGTTCATCGAAAGATTCAATGAAGGCGGAGATAGGCCTTACAAGCTTGGCATCAATGCATTTGCTGATCAAACGAATGAGGAGTTTAGGGCTGCTAGGAATGGACTTAAGACCAAATCATCTCAAACTATTTCATTTAAGTATGAAAATGTGAGTGTTGTCCCACCTAGCATAGACTGGAGAAAGAAAGGGGCCGTTACACCAGTCAAGGATCAAGGCCAATGCG GAAGTTGCTGGGCATTTTCAGCAATAGCAGCAACAGAAGGGATCAACAAGCTCTCAACAAGCAAACTGATCTCACTGTCCGAGCAAGAAATAGTAGACTGCGACAGAACAAGCAATGACCAAGGCTGTGAGGGCGGATACATGGAAGACGCCTTCGAGTTCATCACCAAGAACAAAGGGGTCGCCTCCGAATCCACTTACCCTTACTCAGCCGCAGATGGAACCTGCAACAAGAACAAAGAAGCATCCCACGCAGCCAAGATTTCAGGGTTCGAAAAGGTGCCCACAAACAGCGAGGCTGCTCTTGTTAAGGCCGTGGCACATCAGCCCGTATCTGTGTCCATCGATGCCAGCGGAATGTCGTTCCAGTTTTATTCAAGCGGGGTGTTTACAGGGGACTGTGGGACCGATCTCGATCACGGCGTGACTGCGGTTGGATATGGAAAGGCCGAGGACGGTACTAAGTATTGGTTGATCAAGAATTCTTGGGGTACTAGTTGGGGTATGGAGGGGTATATTATGATGGAGAAGGATATCAGTGCTAAAGAAGGGCTTTGTGGGATTGCCATGGATTCCTCATACCCGACTGCTTGA
- the LOC140962425 gene encoding zinc finger AN1 and C2H2 domain-containing stress-associated protein 13-like, with product MGTPALPNLGKHCSVDDCHQIDFLPFTCDCCNQVFCVEHRSYGRHQCPEANKHDVTVVVCPLCAKGVRLIHNEDPNITWESHVNIECDPSNYENTTKKRKCPVPGCREILTFSNSIKCRDCTVDHCLKHRFGPDHKCPGPKKPEPSFQFMGFLNRIQKHDPKGALVTSSSNWGTSFLKAASSVRATAEAGMARLSNEFNQALSKDGAVQNSNGSTSQHGSLSGQVEVCPRCNLRFPNVGALVDHVEKVHERNGIMKATLDVCPKCSKVFHDPVTLVEHVEREHGGVSKS from the exons ATGGGGACTCCGGCATTACCAAATTTAGGGAAACACTGCAGCGTTGACGACTGCCACCAGATTGATTTCCTTCCTTTCACATGTGATTGTTGCAATCAG GTATTCTGTGTTGAGCACCGGAGCTATGGCAGACACCAATGTCCCGAAGCTAACAAACATGATGTTACTGTTGTCGTCTGCCCCCTCTGTGCAAAAGGAGTTCGTTTGATCCACAATGAAGATCCTAATATTACTTGGGAATCACATGTAAACATTGAGTGTGACCCATCAAACTATGAAAACACTACCAAGAAAAGGAAATGTCCAGTACCAGGCTGCAGAGAAATCCTAACATTCTCAAATTCAATCAAATGTAGAGATTGTACAGTTGACCATTGTTTGAAACATAGGTTTGGACCAGACCACAAGTGTCCTGGACCCAAGAAACCTGAACCCTCATTTCAGTTTATGGGATTTTTGAATAgaatccaaaaacatgaccCCAAGGGAGCACTGGTCACTTCTTCATCAAATTGGGGCACAAGTTTCCTCAAGGCAGCTTCTTCAGTTCGAGCCACAGCTGAAGCTGGAATGGCTAGATTGAGCAACGAATTCAATCAAGCATTGAGTAAGGATGGAGCAGTCCAGAATAGCAATGGCAGTACGAGTCAACATGGAAGTTTGAGTGGGCAAGTTGAAGTGTGTCCACGGTGCAATTTAAGATTCCCTAATGTTGGAGCTCTGGTAGATCATGTGGAAAAAGTTCATGAAAGGAATGGGATCATGAAGGCGACACTTGATGTCTGTCCCAAATGTAGTAAAGTATTTCATGATCCTGTTACCCTCGTGGAGCATGTCGAGAGAGAACATGGAGGCGTCTCAAAATCGTGA
- the LOC140962882 gene encoding leucine-rich repeat receptor-like tyrosine-protein kinase PXC3, with the protein MQFLCLLSILLFGLLSSSQLGITQVFNDEETLLEIGIELKISGWNGNNSDYCTWPGIFCSSNNSFVERLDLSNHGLQGNVTLISQLKALKWLDLSYNNFQGFIPSAFGYLSELEFLDLSFNKFGGSIPLELGRLRNIRELNLSNNLLVGVIPDELEGLEKLQDLQLFSNRLNGSIPLWVGNLTNLRIFAAYENELSGVILAKLGSVSELQLLNLHSNQLEGSIPDSIFAMEKLETLVLTLNRLNGSIPESIGKCKDLSSIRIGNNNLTGGIPKEIGNISGLTYFEADNNNLSGEIVTEFSTCLNLSLLNLASNGFTGTIPPEFGELGYLQEFIVSGNNLFGDIPISILRGKNLNKLDLSNNRFNGTIPESICDTSRLQFLLLGQNSISGEIPHEIGNCTKLLELHLGGNSLTGSIPPEIGRIKNLQIALNLSSNHLYGQLPEELGRLDKLVSLDVSDNQLSGSIPAALKGMLSLIEVNFSNNQFSGQIPSFVPFQKSLNSSFLGNKGLCGEPLSISCEGLNDQAHDAYHHKVPYRIVLVVIGSGLAVFASVTVVVLLFMMREREEKVAKDSGTDENETSTMPVVILGNVFVENLKQAVDFEAVAKAITKDTNKLCVGTFSTVYKADMPSGMILSVRKLKSMDRTMVHHRSKMIREVEKMSKLCHENLMRPIGFVVFEEDVLLLHQYFPNGTLAQFLHDISKKPEYKPDWSARLAIAIGVAEGLAFLHHVAIIHLDISSGNVVLDHNFNPLVGEVEISKLLDPSRGTASISAVAGSFGYIPPEYAYTMQVTAPGNVYSYGVVLLEILTTRLPVEEAFGEGVDLVKWVHTAPIRGETPEQILDSRLSTVSFGWRKEMLAALKVALLCTDSTPAKRPKMKKVVEMLNEISQN; encoded by the exons ATGCAATTCTTGTGTTTGTTGAGTATTTTGCTTTTTGGGTTGCTCTCATCTTCTCAACTCGGAATTACTCAAGTGTTCAATGATGAAGAAACACTACTAGAAATTGGGATAGAGCTTAAAATATCTGGTTGGAACGGAAATAACTCAGATTATTGCACGTGGCCTGGCATTTTTTGCAGCTCCAACAATTCATTTGTTGAGAGGCTTGATCTTTCTAATCACGGGCTTCAAGGTAATGTGACTCTCATTTCTCAGCTCAAAGCACTAAAGTGGCTTGATCTTTCATACAACAATTTCCAAGGCTTCATTCCATCTGCTTTTGGGTATTTATCGGAGCTTGAGTTTCTCGATTTATCATTCAATAAGTTTGGAGGTTCGATACCTCTAGAGTTGGGTAGGCTTAGAAATATCAGGGAATTAAATCTATCCAATAACTTGCTCGTGGGTGTTATACCTGATGAGCTTGAGGGTTTAGAGAAGCTGCAGGATTTACAACTGTTTTCAAATAGATTGAATGGCTCTATCCCATTGTGGGTGGGTAATCTTACCAATTTGAGAATCTTCGCTGCTTATGAAAATGAGTTGAGTGGTGTGATTCTTGCTAAGTTAGGTTCGGTCTCTGAACTTCAGTTGCTGAATCTTCATTCAAACCAGCTTGAGGGGTCGATTCCTGATAGCATTTTTGCAATGGAAAAGCTTGAAACATTGGTTCTGACTCTGAATAGATTGAATGGGAGTATTCCTGAATCTATTGGGAAGTGCAAAGACCTTTCGAGTATTCGGATTGGGAATAACAACTTGACTGGAGGCATTCCTAAAGAAATTGGAAACATCAGCGGCCTAACATATTTTGAAGCAGACAATAATAATCTTTCTGGAGAAATTGTGACCGAGTTTTCGACATGCTTGAATCTGTCCCTCCTTAATCTAGCCTCAAATGGGTTCACTGGAACCATCCCACCCGAGTTTGGCGAACTCGGTTATCTCCAGGAGTTCATTGTTTCTGGAAACAATCTGTTTGGAGACATCCCAATTTCAATTCTTCGGGGCAAGAATCTGAACAAGCTCGACTTAAGCAACAATAGATTCAATGGCACCATACCGGAGAGTATCTGCGATACTTCAAGATTACAGTTCCTACTTTTGGGTCAGAATTCAATAAGTGGGGAGATTCCACATGAGATTGGGAACTGCACAAAACTGCTCGAATTACATTTGGGTGGTAACAGTCTCACTGGAAGTATTCCACCCGAGATTGGGCGTATCAAGAACTTGCAGATTGCTTTAAATTTGAGTTCCAACCATCTCTATGGCCAATTGCCTGAAGAACTTGGAAGACTAGACAAGCTAGTTTCATTAGATGTATCTGATAATCAACTGAGTGGAAGCATTCCAGCTGCATTAAAAGGCATGCTAAGTTTGATAGAGGTTAATTTTTCAAACAATCAATTCAGCGGCCAAATACCTTCCTTTGTTCCCTTTCAAAAAAGCCTGAATTCAAGCTTTCTTGGAAATAAAGGGCTCTGTGGTGAGCCTTTAAGTATTTCTTGTGAAGGTTTGAACGATCAGGCTCATGATGCTTACCACCACAAGGTGCCTTACAGAATAGTATTGGTTGTCATTGGTTCGGGTTTGGCTGTTTTCGCATCGGTGACTGTAGTTGTATTGCTGTTTATGATGAGGGAGAGGGAAGAAAAAGTTGCAAAAGACTCAGGAACTGATGAAAATGAAACAAGTACTATGCCAGTAGTAATACTCGGAAATGTGTTTGTTGAGAACCTCAAGCAAGCCGTAGACTTTGAAGCAGTTGCCAAAGCAATTACGAAAGATACAAATAAGCTCTGTGTTGGTACATTTAGCACTGTGTACAAAGCCGATATGCCATCTGGTATGATATTATCCGttagaaaacttaaatcaatgGATAGAACCATGGTTCATCATCGGAGCAAGATGATCAGAGAAGTTGAAAAGATGAGTAAACTCTGCCATGAAAATTTGATGAGGCCTATTGGGTTTGTGGTATTTGAGGAAGATGTTCTTTTATTACATCAGTACTTTCCAAATGGGACGTTGGCTCAGTTTCTTCACGATATTTCGAAGAAACCAGAATACAAACCTGATTGGTCTGCTAGACTTGCCATTGCCATTGGAGTGGCTGAAGGGCTGGCATTTCTCCATCATGTGGCCATTATCCACCTTGATATTTCTTCAGGCAACGTAGTTCTGGATCATAATTTTAATCCATTAGTCGGTGAAGTTGAAATATCCAAGCTCCTTGACCCATCTAGAGGGACAGCAAGTATCAGTGCTGTTGCTGGTTCATTTGGATATATTCCCCCAG AATATGCATATACCATGCAAGTTACAGCGCCTGGCAACGTTTATAGCTATGGAGTTGTCCTGCTTGAGATCCTCACAACACGACTTCCCGTGGAAGAGGCTTTTGGTGAAGGGGTCGATCTGGTGAAGTGGGTTCATACTGCTCCTATACGAGGGGAGACCCCAGAGCAAATCCTTGACTCTCGGCTGAGCACTGTGTCGTTTGGTTGGAGGAAAGAAATGCTGGCTGCTCTAAAAGTAGCTTTACTCTGCACAGATAGCACACCAGCAAAACGGCCCAAAATGAAGAAGGTTGTCGAAATGCTTAATGAAATCTCTCAAAATTAG